The stretch of DNA GATGAGTTACAAAATCAAGCAATAAGAACTACACTCAGAGTAGACCTGGTAATCAATGTTAGGTAATGAGTAAAGTTCATCCTTAAGAGCATGGGAAGCAccaacttaaaaataaaatacagcagttTAGCAGAACCCTGTCTGAATGTTGGTGTGACTTAGCAGCTAACACTTTTCAGAGTGTTTGCGCCTACAAATAACTGCATAATAAAGGACTAGGAAAAAACACACCTTCCCTTCAGTGTCCTGCATCAGAACTTGGGGACAGTGGTCTATATAATTTACAAAAGGAGATCTAGTATGTGATATTCATTGTTCTGCACAAGAGCGACCAGAAACAACTTAAGGAACAAACATACATACTCTGTCTTCATTAAGAGGTTTGTGCACTGAAGGCTCTACAAAGAACAGGTTATGTGGCAAACTCctttgtgcacacacacagacacctaCAACACCTGTGTCCAGGTGCTCTAATTGTAGTTTCTTGGAACTACCATCACAGCAATATCTACATTTGCCTAACAAAGTGAGAAACAGGTAAacagaacacagaaatgtttcacCTGAAGTTATGGCATGACCAGGGGAAAATCAATACAACTCTTTAGGACATGCTCACTCCTCCTTCACCACCTTAGCACAAGCAGGCTTCAGGTTCTGTGTGAGTGGCTTGTTTCAGTACTTACAGACATGGGTGATCTGCACCGGGATCTGCAGAGCTGCCATGGGGCTCGGGGCACTGCCCGTGCTCTCCTCCAAGCGAGCCACCCGGATCTGCACGTGCTGCACCCCTGGGCTGGAGTTACTGCTTGCTAAGCCACTGCCACATTTGTTCTCTGGAAGCTGGTGCCCTGGATTGTTTTTTTGGTTCTCGTGGAGCTGTTTGAGACCCTTTAtcagcactgagagaaaaaagacTCATGCTAGAGCAGGTTGAAGAAGCACATTTGAAGTGCTGCAACTGATGATTTACCCAAGATgaaaagagcaaacaaaatcccacagaatctggAACTTAAGCAACCTCCAGAGAtagagaaaatagaaatttagCACATACACGGACCATTTATAGTCAACTAcagcaataaaatacatttccttATGGAACCCAGGCATTTCCTGATgcctggggaagaaaaaagaacacaCAGCCCCTAAAAGTTTGGAACTCTCTAAAATGATGCATGGTATATCCCCAAGCTACAATCAAGTGCCAGTATTATTAGCTGTGTAATGCTGCTACCAGAAGTAAATCCTCCATCTTCTACAACACGGAAGCAGATTTGTTCAAGAGCTTGACAAAAGGTCACTGAAAACATGGAGCAAGAGAGAATGAATCCCACTGTGGTTATACCACAATTCTTCACCTGTGCATGAAGAGGCCCATTGCTCCAACAGAACCACCCACCCTTCTTCTCCACAATTGCTTTGGCCCTACTGAGAGAGCGGCTGATGTAACAGCAGGTTTCAAAACCTGAAGCCTCAGCTTTTCTGTAATTCATTACAGCCAGCTGCCTAAACATCTCCCCTTTGTCAGGGAAAAGAGAGCAGAGCCTGTTAATTCAGTGCTGCATTTATATTATGAATTATTTGATGCAACAACTGTCTATTAATGTGTGGTAACAGGGGTGctcttcccagctgcagccttgAGGCAGGACTAATATATAACCACACTGTCAACCACAGCACAAGTGTGCATTAAATTACATCTTTCATTAATTATGGAATGACTaatctctaatttttttcctctccccaaGTCAGACAAAGGGAGGTCTGAAGGTCACAGACACCCTTTTGGCTTAGGCACCAGTTTCTCTGAGCCAGAATGGGACAATGGTATGAAATGTATTTGGGGGAACTTTATACTCCTgattcctcccctcctcctcacTGCAGCTAGTACATCAACCTTCTGTCTGCAGCTAAGGCTCAGCACCCATCAGAGATTACATTTTAACATCATAAAGACAACACATCTACCCTGAGGCCATAGTTAGGCTGCAGATACATATCCTCTTCCACCTGAAGAGGTCACTGCCCTCCAAAGAGCAGAATCATCTGAGATCTGCCAGCTGAGCTGCTTATATACATGCTCTCACTTTAGCCAAAGCTGGAAAGGATGGCAAAGTCTGTCCAGTTGTACACAGCAGCTTGGCCTGTTTGACTGAAACACTTAAGGACTGCTTGTAGGAGCAATTCAGTCAGCAGTTCCAAGGGGCCAGTAACTCCCAGCAAAGGAGCAACGTGCTCTTTGGCCAGCAATGCTGTAAGCAGACAACAAAATGCAGCCCTATTCCTTTGACATATGAGAAAGGAGCTTTCAGAAGAGATGTGTGCAAGCAGTACATTACCAGGGAATGAAACATCTTTGTGGTTTGCAATCTGTCTTTTAATGGTCCACCATTTACTCCGAAGCCACTGTGGGGAGCGGACACTGCTCCATCCTTCAGCCAGTAAATCCCAGTTGATGTCATTTTCATCAGAAACTTCAAGTTCCGCTATCCTGGCAGGATACAGAAAATATTGACCTGTTAGAAACTGCCCTCCAGACCAGCAGGGGTGTCGCACATGTCCGGCCGTGTCACACATAACAGCGCAGAACGACATGCTAGTGACCAGCCCACCAGAGCTCAGGAATCGACACAGGCTTCCAAGGCTCCACGCTGCCAGAGGTCAAGCAGAATCATAAACAACAGAAGATGGACTAGACCTGTTAGATGATCCAGTCCATCTCCTTGCCATGCAGGATTATTCTCCTTATTTACTTATACATTAGGTCTTAGATCAGATTATCGTGAAGCATTCCAAGTGGTGGTACTtgcatcttttctttttgaaaaagcATTCCCCAAACACATCTCCAAGGCAGGAAATACTTCCTGAGATTCACTCTGAACATTCACTTAATTAATTTCATGTTATGATATTTACTTGTTTTCTTCTAAGTAACAACCATCCATCCTTAACACAGATTTTTGCCTTCTCTCAGATGCTTCTTAGCCAAAGTAGATGAAGTTAACTATAGCATGAAACATTTTCTCATAAATCAATCCCACAAGGCTCTCCAGATAAGAGACAGTCTTCTCTACCAGAATCTATTCGAAATCACTAAAAATCTCTGAATTGCCCTTGTCTGTACATGGAGTGTATGAAAGAGACGTGAATAGtgaggggaaaatatttttgtggaagTTAAGGGAAGTCCTCTTCACAAACAAAGCAAGAGTACTCTTGCTAgctaaagaaagaagaaagtaaaaataaaaaaaaactaccaAAACCAGCCCTGTAGGATGAGTAAAGGCTATCTGGACAGaccaaaacagaaatattaagaaatatatACCCAGCACATTCTGAAATGTGGAATCAGGCTCCTCATTTTGAGTTCATGTCAAACAGCTTCAGTAAATTTGTTAATACTACTTTGCAAGTGATCGTTAGATTCCCTGGATGTCTCGGCTTTTTATTCCCACCCAACCATAAAAATCCACTGGCTAAAAAGCCTGAGTTAAAGGCATTCAAAATGGGAGGAGGACTGGAGAGAGCAAAAGATTTCCAAAGTCACTACCAGGTTGCCAGTTCAAATGTAGTCAGAGATGCTGATATCCAATCAGTGTTTGGTGGCCtacatgaaattaatttacagTCTCAGTTTAGCTCTTTGTAGACAAGATGTCCACATCACAGAAACCACCACCACACTTGACCCTTGTTGGTCATCTCAGCAGAGAGGCCAAGGACTGAACGGGCAGGGAGACTGAGCTACCCTCCAGTTAAGGGTTAAAGCGCATCGGTGGGGCAACGTGTGGGAAGCTTGCACGgtttgctgcctgtgctgtaCCTTTTCTGTGGAATAAAGAAGACTTCAGTCTCCAGGGTTTTCAATCTGACACCTTTCACGAACACTAACATtcactaaaaaaacaaaaaacaaaaaatatgttCAATAATAAATCTCTGGGAACTGTAAACACAGCAGTGATTTTTGGAAGGTTCTAGAATTTTCAGTGTCTAGGAAACCAGCAAAATGGACCCCAATGGAATCCTGCCAGCAACACATATTACAAACCTTTAAAAGTAACTAAAATAACGAACCTCAAGATCAGATTTATTTCATCCTCCTTAGTCCACTCGGTGCCCCCACTTTGTTTCCAGTTGAGATAGTTGAGCCATTTAGAGCGGCACTGCTTCTCCGAGCGCGTCCCGACCCGTTCTGCCACAGCAGCCCATGACACACCTTGTGTGACAATGTCACCTGGCTCTGTGCTTGTCAGCTCGTGCACTACTTCTGCcagtcttttttcttctttctctgtccACTTTCCTGAAAGAGAGAGAAGCCCTCCATCTTAACTAGCAGCACATACCCTCTGTTCTGAACTGTAACATGCCGACAGACATTTAACTTCCACGTCCAACACCTTATTCCAGATGCAAGTATTAACCTGTGAAGAATATGTAACTGCCCTTGATTACTAATAATTTATATTACATCCATTCTTGATTAAATCAACAATTCCATTGTTCTGCTGCtgaatttctattttctcttcctctcacaGATAAGTAAGGCCACACAGAACTTGTCCAAACCGTGAGCAAAGCAAACTAATCCAAGCTATCTGAACTGTATTAGCTGGAGTGCAATAACCATGCAGCAATTTAGTGGACATTATTCACATGAGGTCTGACTGAATTTTCCTTTATACTTGAATATATACATTACAAAATAAAGAGTACTTCTGAAGTGCATCTGTGTCTCTCTTGACACAGATATCTTGGTTTATAACTGTTAAACACAAGGGACAGAATTTTAACCAGAATATCCATTTCTGACACCAGCATTTACGTCACCTGTGTTGCAGGTATCCTTCATCAGCCTACATCGATCCTTTACAGATGAAGCACTTCTCCCCAAGGCAGCTCCTATTGTGGCCCAATCATTACCGTGCTTCACTCTCAGCCTAAAGAGAAATGTGCTCATTAGCACTATAACCAGTTAGGAAATTACCAAAATATCAAATATTCTCTAATAAAAACAGGATGAATGTGCAGTTTACAGGCTTAAAGAGAGAACAGGGAAATCACTTTGCTACTTTActattaatattttctgctaCGTTTTCCTATGTGTTTCTGGTCCTTTTGGACCAGCTAAGCCACAAGatacttttaaaatgtgtaataTCTGTCTTGCAGGAAGATTTTGAGGCTTAATGAGTGTGTTAAACACAATATGAATGTTTAGATAAATAGCCGATTTCCATTCTATACAGGTTCCTCGGTGATTTTCAGGTGGTGTACAGAACACTTGAGAAATTTAAACAATGTCCAATGAAAACCCAGGCATCCTacaatttaaattaagaaaaacagtACATAATCACGTTCCTCATTTTAACGATCATCTTCCTCCTTCACATGACAGCAGGTTGCTTAAAATGTTGATCCATGCCTAGTTCTGACACATCTGGAACCACAGGCACCTTGTGAATGACACAAACCAGCTCAACTGATCCACACAGATCCATCAATGCAATGCAATATATTCCCTTCCCTCCTTGCTTCAGTCCAACAGTTTCTTCCAACTGCACAGCCCTGGAAACGTGCAGGAGGGGATAAAGTCCACAGCCCTATCTCCTTGATCTATCAGGTTCATACTCAAAATCAGGCTTTTTGAGCTGTACTGATAACTTCTGTATCTATAATACCTCCTAGGGGAGATCCCACTCTTGACCTGCCACTTCCTTTAGGAATAACCTTTGTTCAGATTTTGTAAAGAAATGGAAGCTCTGTTTCtcataaatacaaatattgaCTGTGCTTGTAAAAATCTGAAACATTCCTAGTTACAACAGAAGCCTTGCTATAGAACTTTATTGCACACTATTAAATCCTgaacacacatttttctttagatAGTAACTGCTATTTTTTGATAGTGTTGAAGCAGACAAATTTACTTGTAACTCTTCAGCGATTTCATACAtggaaatctttaaaaattgaCCAAGCTCCTAAATATAAACAAAGAATATCTTTTTTATAAGATAACTTACTCTTTAAGTTTTTCAATTTCCTCAGGAGTGTACCTAAGCAACAGGCAAATaaaaagacattattttaaacagaaagcatacagcataaatatttttattttactaacCACACAGCACACAAATGTGTCTCTTACAACAAGAGATTAAGAAATTTCAGCTGTAAGAAACAATCTGACTGAATACTCTGGAAGAATATGAGGAACAAATGCCATTTTCCACATTAGTGCATTTCTAAGGTTAACTGGTATAAGATTCCTCTCATTTGTcagaaaaattcctcattcTCCATGATCTTACTCCTACGAACAGAATTAGAATTTTCTGCATTAGTCTTTCAAATAACCAGCTTCTTCCTTACTGTCCCAGTTCACCATCACCATAAAGCTGACTTTCCATCAAAAAACTGTATCAGCACtgagaagatatttttaattttcaactaCCTTCAAAAACTAAAATATAGTATCTTTTCTGGATGGCACCAGGTCACTGCTTTAAAGAATGGCAAGCAAGGGCATACGTAAGGCGTGAAGATCAATTACTTCCAGGTCACAGCTCTACAAAAAGTTACATCTCAGCTCAGATCCATGCTTGTGTCCAAGTCCTCTCATCATATCAGAAGCTGTATTCACctctgttttgggtttttgtttgtctgttttttaaAGCTGTCATTGAATACCATCAATTGAACACAACTATTGCCAAGGATTATCTAACAGAATTGAACAGAGGTGGCATATTAGCAAAATCTAGGTCTGTTTGGCTAAAATTTTCTGTCTCACATAGAACATGTCAAGCATAAATACATGACCCTAATCATAACAATAAAACCATGCAGCATTAGAGGGTTTCATACTTTCCAACATGGTTTCTGTCATCATACATGCGAAGAACTCTTCTATAGACAGCAAAGAGAGGCCGATTCAGACCCCAAGCTATTGTCCTGTAGAAatcttttctttcatcttttgacatttcaaatataatttcagTGGCATCTTTTATTCCACGGGCCTAGaacaaagcatttaaaaaaaaaaaaacaaaacaaaaacaaaaaccacaaacaaaacacCTTAGATAAAGTCTCCTCGGAATCAAGAAGTAGAACACAAAAACTGAAGCCATTATGCAACTTTCTCAGTATCACAAATACTACAGTCCAAAAGGAAAACCGAGTATTTATGGATTAGCTCCCTCAAATACAAACTCTTGAACACTAGATTTTTGAACACtaggttttgcttttttgatttttttttacattggaGTCCAAGGAGACACAGAAATTCTAACACCTGTCcacatataataaaaaaaaataaaaatctgtccAATGTATATATTAAGATCAAAAATTGAAGCATCATATAGAACATCATGGAATATGTACTGTGGTGGAATTAGTCTGGGGCCATACAAGGGAAAGTTGTCAAACTGCTATACTGATTCATTACATAATTTTAGATATTCCTTATGCAACAGCAATTTCTTTCAATTAAACTACTCTTCTTGTTTTGACAGAAACTCAAATAAATTCAATACAAAAACACTGCAATGAAATATAATGGTAAAGCTCAATTTCAGCTTAAACTAAGAATCACTACATTGCAATTATTCGAAGCAGtacaagaaagggaaaagaatgaACCAAATAATTTATCAGTAACTCAGAAAAGTTATTCAGCTAGCCTAAAAAAGCTTCACTAGATTTAAAACACAGTATTACCCATGAATGATTTTGTGGCAGAAACTCTAATATGTGTGTGAGCAGACACGTACTCTTCAACTAATATTACAGATTTTTATCCCAATGAACACTAaattcagggctttttttttgaaACCACAAGTGAAGGATGGTGAAACTGTAATATCCAGGCTATATATTCTCAGTTGTAAGGGCTCAGCTCAATATTCTCAGTTGCAAGCCTACCACAAGTATGACTTACAGGCAATTATCACCATCAGCATGTTCACCACATGCCCATTTAAACTGAACtccaacccaaataatttaAGGGGAAGAAAGCAGACACAGACATCCTGCTAGTGTAGTACACAATCATAGACTTGGCACCAAGAACATCTGGAAGTTGTATTCAGTGCTCAGTAAGGAAAATTATCTCTACTGctagtgtaatttttttccagaatctTCAACAAAGGTTTTATGAGTCCTCAATGTCAGAGAAAGAGATTTAACCATGCAAAATGTCATGTCATGGTACTCAAAATGGGCTATATccagaacaaaaattaaaagcaatgtTACATTCAGTAGTACTTAAATCCTgtctataaataaaattttcctaTGCATTTCAAATGGGTAATGAccattcccacaaaaaaacaatCCAAATCACTTATTGAGTATTCTGGGATGTTCTAAAGGAGTTAGTTTCTAGCAGGAACTGCATCACCACATCAATGAGCAGGGAACATACTCTAAACATACCTTTAAATAACGCTCAATGTTACTCATCAAAATGTCAATTTCTTCCTTTGACCACATCCCTTGTTTCCATTTATGGCCTGAAAATATAAATGATAACTAATTAGTGAAGGCCAGAAAAACAGCATGAACAGAAGCATCTGAAAACATGACCCATAATGCAATtaacaaggaaaagagtaatTTTAGCTACTAAAATATAACTAGCATTCATTTTAAACAGATATGATTTCATAACTGACAGTAATGATCAactaatatttaaataatgtgAGTCAGACCCCTCTTCAAAAACatcccatttttaaaaacagaacatgAACTCCTCTGTGTGCTGTCAAGTCACATTTTCAGGCTTTCTCTTCAGCTGCAACTAGaaaatttctgtctttaaaCTGACAGCTGAAATTTCCATGGACTCAAAATGATTCCAGAAGCTGGTACTTAAAATATGACTCAGAACATTACCTGAAGAATTGGCAACAAGGTGGGGTTCTCTTGCATGCCTTTACACTCCTGAACATGAGAATAGTGCCACCTACTGTGAGTGCTTTTCATAGAGGCAAATGCTCTACTAAGCCTTTTTTGACAAGCTGTCCCCcatctctctccttcctcctgcatTGGGAGGAATGCTCAGGGGTCACAGTCAGCATAAAACATTGCGGTGGGTCTTTTACTTTCACAAATAAAAGTGGCAAACCAATAGAAACAATGTTTCCTCTCTGTCTATGCCTTTAGTAACTACAGTGCCAGCTAAGCTTTGAATGTAAACCCAACCAACTTTATTCAGAGAGAAAATTTCAAACCTGAAGTCTaacaataaaacattaaaacattCTTACTTTAAATTAcccctttttccctttatgGTCATACCATACTTTTAATTAAGCTTATGCCAGTGTGTGTGACCCAGTTTACATATTGGTGTGTGCTGGCTACCTGCCCACCTCTGCTCAGAAAAATCAGGGTACTTCCTTCTCAGCCTGCTAATTACCAGAGCTGAGAGACAGAGCACACCAAAGAGACTGTTTACTCAAATCCAATTATAACGGAAAGTACAGGCATTACTACTAATTCCACTGGAACTGGTGAGAGAGCACTCTTTCCCTGTGCCCCATAACTTCAATCTCTTCTTCCACTgttacagacagaaaaatattgtaTTCATGTAACTGTGATTCACGCAGGTCCCAGCCTCTGAACTGACTTAATGAGACACTGTTACACTCCACACGGAATAACCTCTAATACCAAACAATTTTAGGAGAGGACATATATTCTGTACTTCAAATGTTTGCATATTCATAGTCAAGATTATCATAACCTGCCCACAGGTCTGGGAAGAAAGCATTATCAAGTGGAGACTGCTATAAAATGATGAGCTCAGGTAACACATGCCAAAGTCTGAGCTACTGTAAAAGACACACACTGGCATTCCTACACTGCTGATCTCTGTGACAAACCACAGAGCTTACAAGAAAAGTTCAGCCACTAGAGATTCTCAAATACTTTTCTTGGCATATTTTACCAGAAATGTCTTCCTCAAGTTATTAATCTCTTAACTGGAATCACATTGAGTGCCCTCCTCTGACTGGCTTACAATGCTGTGGTTCTTCCTAAAGGTTTCAAAAAAGTCGAAGTAAGAAAAACAGTAGAGGGGCTGAGGAAACCAGAGAGACAACATGTCTTCATTTGacactaaattttttttctaggtttAGAAAGGCACTTCCCTTgtggggaggaaagaaaaaaacaaaagctctTGAGTTCAGCAACTACTATGATTGCAGACATATTTGGAAAGGGAGGAATGCCCAATGGGTTGGAACTTTTAGGAGTAGCAGGGATTATTTCATTAGGTCCTGGTCTGCAGGAGCCCTCTTCTTCTGAAGCAATGCCATTAACCTGAGCATGGACTGTTTTCTTCTTGGTGTCCCCCACttgtgctgcagcttcccaCCCCCTGACCAGACCATCTGGGCTTACACACAGCACTCACAGCCCTTCTCTACTGTGGCCACTACTGTCACCACTGCAGGCATGGCCCATCTCCAAAAAGCCAGACCAGAGATTACTTTATACaacttgcaaaatgtcctgAGACATTTGGAATAGGTTACCTTTCAACAGCATCGGAGAACTGCACTTGAATTACTCTACCTTTATTGGTTAGAGAATCCTTATCCTCTTTAGTTGTGAACCAGGCTTGACTAACAGCTGATACTTCTTCATTGCCCATTGGGGAGATTTCATCCAACTGTTCATTCTGAAGAATCTTGAAAAGACCAATATGAAACAATACAGTCAGGTATTCAGTTGTTTA from Poecile atricapillus isolate bPoeAtr1 chromosome Z, bPoeAtr1.hap1, whole genome shotgun sequence encodes:
- the LOC131573051 gene encoding cyclin-D-binding Myb-like transcription factor 1 isoform X1, with the translated sequence MTATTEVAEDEINEGTVTQIQILQNEQLDEISPMGNEEVSAVSQAWFTTKEDKDSLTNKGHKWKQGMWSKEEIDILMSNIERYLKARGIKDATEIIFEMSKDERKDFYRTIAWGLNRPLFAVYRRVLRMYDDRNHVGKYTPEEIEKLKELRVKHGNDWATIGAALGRSASSVKDRCRLMKDTCNTGKWTEKEEKRLAEVVHELTSTEPGDIVTQGVSWAAVAERVGTRSEKQCRSKWLNYLNWKQSGGTEWTKEDEINLILRIAELEVSDENDINWDLLAEGWSSVRSPQWLRSKWWTIKRQIANHKDVSFPVLIKGLKQLHENQKNNPGHQLPENKCGSGLASSNSSPGVQHVQIRVARLEESTGSAPSPMAALQIPVQITHVSSTDSPAATVDSETITLNSGTLQTFEILPSFHLQPTGTPGTYLLQTSSSQGLPLTLATSPTMTLAAAAAPASPEQIIVHALSPEHLLNTSDNVTVQCHTPSVIIRTVAAEDISSSVTQTELTVDSDIQSADLTDPPDTLGTNTFPHDIHQSKLSDEEQSAYNEDDASKFSSRNSRELMDGVMDLGSPTIEEQVDQPTIDDETVLIVPSSHGFIQATDDIDSESVLPLTTLTDPILQHHGDGSHIIGSSLGSPDSEDSKDVEDLVSCH